Part of the Paenibacillus guangzhouensis genome is shown below.
GGCTTTGAGTCGGAGCAGCAAGAGCGCGAAGCAGCATTCAAGGACTTCCAAGTCAATGAAGAGCTTGCGAAGCTTGCTAAGTCAGACTATCTCTTCATGCACTGCTTGCCAGCACACCGCGGAGAAGAAGTAAGTGCGGGTGTCATTGACGGCGAGAACTCGATTATTTTTGATCAAGCAGAAAATCGGCTGCATGCCCAGAAAGCGGTTATGGCGGCGATCCTATAGTATGTATGAGGTTCAAAAGATGATTTTTTGAACTACCTCTTATAGTAATTTGATGAGCAATGGGGGAGAATGGACAATGGCAAAAGAAAAAATCGTACTAGCCTATTCAGGCGGTCTTGATACATCAGTTATTCTGAAATGGTTAAAAGAAACATATGACGCGGAGATCATCGCATTTACGGCCGATATCGGTCAGAAGGATGAGCTCGATGGCTTGGAAGCGAAAGCCTTAGCGACAGGCGCTTCCAAAGTATACATTGATGATCTTACAGAAGAATTCGCAAAAGATTTCATCTTCCCGATGTTCCAATCGGGCGCGTTATATGAAGGGCAATATTTACTCGGCACGAGTATCGCTCGTCCGTTAATTGCGAAGCGTATGGTGGAGATTGCGCGCGCAGAGGGCGCGACGGCGATTGCACACGGTGCAACGGGTAAAGGAAATGACCAGGTGCGCTTCGAGCTTGCGGCAGCAGCGCTTGCGCCGGAGATCAAAGTGATCGCGCCTTGGCGTTCCGAAGAATTCCGCAACCAGTTCCCTGGTCGCGCGGAGATGATCGCATACGCAGAGAAGCATGGCATTCCAGTTCAAGCATCGGCAGCGAAGCCATACTCGACGGACCGTAACTTGCTGCATATCAGCTTCGAGAGCGGCATGCTGGAGGATCCTTGGTTCGATCCAAGCGCAGAAGAGAACAAAGATATGTACGTGCTTAGCGTGTCTCCTGAGGATGCGCCGGACCAAGCGGAGTACATTGAGCTGGAGTTCGAGCAAGGTGATTGCGTTGCAATCAATGGCGAGAAACTAAGCCCATTGCAAGTGATGGAGCAATTGAACGAAATCGGCGGCAAACACGGCATTGGACGTGTAGATATGGTCGAGAACCGTTTCGTCGGCATGAAGAGCCGCGGCGTCTATGAGACACCAGGCGGTACGATCTTGTTCACAGCACATCGCAAGATGGAATCCTTAACGATGGACCGTGATGTGATGCATTTGAGAGATTCCTTGATCTCCAAATATGCAACACTCGTATATAATGGCTTCTGGTTCGCGCCAGAGCGTCTAGCATTGCAAGCATTAGTTACTGAGAGTCAACGCAACGTATCGGGTACTGTTCGTCTGAAACTGTACAAAGGTAACGTGATTGGTGCCGGCGTGAAGAGCCCTGTGAGCTTGTACAATCCGGATATCGCGACGATGGAAGCCGATCCGACACAAGCGTATGACCAAGCGGATGCGACTGGATTTATCCGTCTGAATGCATTGCGTCTCAAAGTAGGCTCCGGCGTGGAGCAAAGCGCGAAGCGCTAAGATGGAGAGAGCGGAGGGTGTGGTGTTAGGTATGAACTGATTCGTCTTACAACGATGCAGCTGATGGAGAGCCGGCGGAGCACGGAGAGAAAGTTTGGAACTGGAGGAGCGAGAGCGTTCGCCTTTGTTTTTGGATTTCATCCCTAATCAATCTCAATCAAGAAATCCAAAAACAACAGCGACCGGAAGTCCAAAGTTTCTCGGAGTGTGGTAGAAGGAGACCGGGGATCGTATGCATGCGTGAGATGAATTGGTGAATGACGTTAGACCACACCCCTTCGCGAACGGAAGGGGATTACGAAGATGAGTAAACTATGGGGCGGCCGCTTCACGAAGCAGACCGATCAATTGGTAGAAGAATATACAGCCTCCATCATGTTCGACAAAGAACTGGCGGAGGAAGACATCCAAGGCAGCCTTGCACATGTCACGATGCTAGGTAAATGCGGCATCCTTCCGGAAGAGGACGTCGAGAAAATCCGTGAAGGCTTGCTGAAAGTACAAGGGATGATTCGCCGCGGCGAGATCGAATTCTCCGTCTCGGACGAAGATATCCATATGAATATCGAGAAGACGCTGATCGAAGAGATCGGTCCTGTCGGCGGTAAGCTGCACACGGGACGCAGCCGCAATGACCAAGTTGCGACGGACATGCACTTGTACCTGCGGAAGCGGGTTGTTGAGTTCGTAGGCTTACTAGGCAAATTGCAAGAAGCGTTATTGACGCAGGCCAAGGCAAATCTAAATACGATTGTGCCTGGCTATACACATCTGCAGCGGGCGCAGCCGATTCTGTTCGCGCATCATTTGATGGCGTATGTCTCCATGTTCGAACGCGATATTGAGCGTCTGCAAGACAGCTACAAGCGCATCAATGTACTGCCGCTCGGCGCAGGTGCGTTGGCAGGGACGACATTTGCAATCGATCGCCATTTCGTCGCGCAGCAGTTGAACTTCGACCGCGTCTACGAGAACAGCCTCGATGCGGTAAGCGACCGCGACTTCATCCTTGAGTTCTTAAGTAACGCATCGATGATCATGATGCATTTGTCGCGCTTCTGCGAAGAGCTCGTGCTCTGGTCGAGTACCGAGTTCCACTTCGTTGAACTCGATGATGCCTTCTGCACAGGCAGCAGCATTATGCCGCAGAAGAAGAACCCGGACGTGGCTGAACTGGTACGTGGTAAAACGGGACGTGTCTATGGCAACCTGTTCGGCTTGCTAACCGTCCTTAAATCATTGCCACTAGCTTATAACAAAGATATGCAAGAAGATAAAGAGGGGATGTTCGACACGGTTCGGACGCTGCAAGGCGCGCTGCAATTGTTCGCCCCAATGGTAGAGACGATGAAGGTCAACAAAGACCGGATGCGTCAAGCCGTGAACCAAGACTTCTCGAATGCGACGGATATCGCGGACTTCCTCGTGAACAAGGGTCTCCCATTCCGTCAAGCGCATGAAGTGATCGGGAAGACCGTATTGTACTGCATCCAGAACAACAAATACCTACTTGACCTAACACTCGATGAATTCAAGCAATTCTCAGCGTTGTTCGATGATCGCATCTACGAGGTATTGCAGCCGCAGCAAGTGGTGAATGCGCGTAACGTCTATGGCGGTACGGCAACAGTGCAAGTGGAAGCTGCAATTACGCGGGCTGAACAAGCTTTAGAGCAGACGGTTGCTTGGGTCGACGAGTATTCGACAAAATGCAAATAGAACGATCGATAAGACCGGAGGCGATAGCCTTCGGTTTTTTTGCCATGATTCAGTAAAATGTAAATACGTGAATCTCTTACAGAGAAGTTTTGATGCCAGTGTGATATAAGCGGTATAATGAAGGTGTCTTCAAATAAGAAATTTCAAGATATCCAGGGAGGGTGGAAATCAGAATGACAAATGCTAAAGTAGGATTTATCTATGCGCATCCAGACGATGAGACATTTGGTTGCGCTAGTCTTATAAGAGAGCTTGCCGATCAAGGCGGCGAGCCAGTACTGCTCTGCGCTACGCGCGGCGATGCGGGAAAGACTGGGCGATTAGGGGAAATGACCCGTGAAGAGCTTGCAGTACTGC
Proteins encoded:
- the argH gene encoding argininosuccinate lyase, coding for MSKLWGGRFTKQTDQLVEEYTASIMFDKELAEEDIQGSLAHVTMLGKCGILPEEDVEKIREGLLKVQGMIRRGEIEFSVSDEDIHMNIEKTLIEEIGPVGGKLHTGRSRNDQVATDMHLYLRKRVVEFVGLLGKLQEALLTQAKANLNTIVPGYTHLQRAQPILFAHHLMAYVSMFERDIERLQDSYKRINVLPLGAGALAGTTFAIDRHFVAQQLNFDRVYENSLDAVSDRDFILEFLSNASMIMMHLSRFCEELVLWSSTEFHFVELDDAFCTGSSIMPQKKNPDVAELVRGKTGRVYGNLFGLLTVLKSLPLAYNKDMQEDKEGMFDTVRTLQGALQLFAPMVETMKVNKDRMRQAVNQDFSNATDIADFLVNKGLPFRQAHEVIGKTVLYCIQNNKYLLDLTLDEFKQFSALFDDRIYEVLQPQQVVNARNVYGGTATVQVEAAITRAEQALEQTVAWVDEYSTKCK
- a CDS encoding argininosuccinate synthase, encoding MAKEKIVLAYSGGLDTSVILKWLKETYDAEIIAFTADIGQKDELDGLEAKALATGASKVYIDDLTEEFAKDFIFPMFQSGALYEGQYLLGTSIARPLIAKRMVEIARAEGATAIAHGATGKGNDQVRFELAAAALAPEIKVIAPWRSEEFRNQFPGRAEMIAYAEKHGIPVQASAAKPYSTDRNLLHISFESGMLEDPWFDPSAEENKDMYVLSVSPEDAPDQAEYIELEFEQGDCVAINGEKLSPLQVMEQLNEIGGKHGIGRVDMVENRFVGMKSRGVYETPGGTILFTAHRKMESLTMDRDVMHLRDSLISKYATLVYNGFWFAPERLALQALVTESQRNVSGTVRLKLYKGNVIGAGVKSPVSLYNPDIATMEADPTQAYDQADATGFIRLNALRLKVGSGVEQSAKR